The Carassius gibelio isolate Cgi1373 ecotype wild population from Czech Republic chromosome B18, carGib1.2-hapl.c, whole genome shotgun sequence sequence TTTCATGGGAATAAAACTATTAGTATGTAAATCTGTAAAGTCCCCATTATTATACTGACCCTTTTAGCTACCACTCTCATTCTGCCAATCTACTCTCTCCTATTTCCCCACTTAGCACCGCTTTTGCCTTTCATCGACTGCATGTCATATCATAACTCATACAGTCCCGTTATGCATTATACAATGCACATAAACAGCTGCATAGCTATTCTTCCTGTTAGTAATATATGAGTACGGACAGTCTTATGAAAATCTACGTGCCTCTCAATTTCagtcgcacacacacaaacacgcttgTCTCTGCCGCACACAGACATACTGCATCTCCCAACGCCGTCTAATGAGGTGATGACCAACCACTTGTTATAATTGCTTTAGACTCCTTTTAATTTTCAAGCTTATTAATCATATGTagagttatttaaaaatgcataaattaatctTGGATTAAAAAGCCGATCAAAGCCTCAAAACAATTAAAGAGTAAGGTGAGATTTCCCTAGGGCTGgcagttttattttaatggaaTGTTCAGgtggttatcacagtttgatgtgCAGGCTGTGATTAATGTAGGAACACTTAAATGAGTTTTTCTTTCCTTCAGTCTTGTAAAGGTAAGCATGATCCACATAATGACCCTCCTGATTCATCTCTTAATAACGTTCTCTTTTTCTCGCTGTCATTGTGTTTTAACAGAGGCTGACTTTTCTGCAGCTTCTTTTTAAAACCGTTTGTAATGTTCATTCGGTTTTCTGTCTGGAAAGCTTTTGATCATCTCTTATGTCAATTATAGTGTGACTGTGATTTGCCTTATTTTGGGTATGATTCCATTTGagtcttcatttgtttttgtgtatttctcTTTTGATAATGTCAAGGGTTAGCCAACCCATttggtaaattaaataaatactaataaccTAGCTGggtttctatcttttttttttcgtagttttttttctttttttggttttgtttagtCTCTGCGATTTAAAATCTTCTAGTGGAGTCTAAGCACAGTGACCCTGTGTCAAGGGAACCAAGAGTGACAAGTTCGTTTTAAAAGCCTTGTTTGTTTTGAACCTAATTTTCTGAGTTGACAAGTAAAATTACCGTAGCTGCCACTCACAAATGGGCAGCCTCACTACCTCATCAGGTGACCCTACCCTGACCCTTATAGACACTCTGAAGGATGGAGACAAAGCAGCATAAAAACGTATATAATTAATACAGGGGCCTAGGACATAGGAGCCAAGAAAAGGGTTTATGCCAGCTCTCAAAACTGATCTTACTCCTTAGTTTCTCAACTTGCTTTTAGAGCAGCACAATGCAGCCCACTTTTCATtgaatatttggcagcacaattCCACCAGTTTTCCTATACACATTCAGTGGTTAacctttcaaatatatatatatattatgtatgtatgtatgtatgtatgtatatgtttgaatatatgtatgtatatgtttgaatatattttggtaTATATTTAGCGATTTGTAAATTTTTAAAACCTATATCGtctaaataatcataaataattaaCCCGGTGTGATTCGCTGACTGCTTCGCCATTCACAAGCACGCATCCTTTTCAGTCGCTCGTTTGTAGTGCAGCTGTTGCGCCTGTTCTCGTTTATATTGTGCAGTGTGTGCTGCACAGCCTTCACTATTCAGTCCACCTGGGTTGACACAAGTGTGCCAGTCCTCATAGACGACTATTACCGGGACGCCTTTATCAATGTCCAGTAATTAAATTGTCACCATTTAATTTTCTGGCCATTTTCTGGCTATCCGCTCTTAATAAAGGATCTAATCGAAATGCTATTTCGAAGTGAAACAAAAAAGGCGTTGAAACGCGGCCCAAGTGTGGCGAGCTAGCTGGGATCGATAAAGGAGAAAAGGATTGATTTGTccctaaaattaaatttattgggGTCATGGTTTTATGCTGATACCTCGTAGAAATTGTGTTTACTCTCAAGCTCCATTCTGAAGCGACTTTGTAAGGGGTTATTTAATGTTCATATTTATAGGTTTTGGCTTGTAACTTTTAAAGGAAGTTACATTTCGTCTGCTCTTTCTTCAAAGACCATTAAACTTGTCTAAACGAGCTGTCTAACAGGAATGAATAGGGGTCACTGGAACCTCCCTGACGCTTTACAACAACATAACACGGTTTCTACAGTGTTCTTGTTCTAATCTGTCGATATGCCAGCACGTGCAATCCAATAGTAATTAAGCTTGAAATATTGTGTTTGGTCAGGCTTGTTACGTTTTTCTTAGCAGGCCTACTCCtatattttgaaaagaaaaaaatcatacaattggacatttttaatttcttaaaaaacaagGGGTATAGCCTATATTTGCCCTATAAGGGTAATATCAGCTGCGTTTTTAGGCTATGGGTAAAACAATTCTTATGATTTCATAAATTCATTCGTAATTGATCATCTTGGCGCCTAACAGTCTTGCAGAAATGTCCGTCGTCATTATGATACTTAGTTCAGCACTCTTCTTGCAGTAGgctatttttatattcataattagtttttttaataaaagtataaagtaataaataaataaacatgatagataagtaaacaaaaaaaaacagtaatacagtCGACACGTTGAATTTACGAGGACGTAAACaggccttcatttttttttttttttttttttagttttttagattGCAATTTTTAACATGAACTCAAATATGCGTGTTTAATGCTTTTAATAGGGTTCACGCATGTATGTAGCCATATCTCTGTCTGTACTTTTGAAAATGAATGCAGCTTTTATGCAGAAATATTGAGTAGATAAACTACAATGTTTCCCGTCCATTAACCGATTAACGTCCAGTTGTTGACATTTAAtaaacaactactaaataactttttcagttaattccatttgaaatgataataataatacattatggattgttgttgttttgttgttgttaattgttattgttcatttttgtattattattattagcctattattattatcattatcattagtaTAACAACCAAGGTAGGCTATATTGTCACATCGCTGAGTGTTAGAATGGGGTCTCTAATTTCTTAAGGATCAACAAAAGGGCTAAATGAAATATCGTGTGAGGTGTCGGATTCCCGTACCTGCCCCGAATCCAACCATGATGGGTAAGTAAAAGAAATAATGGATAACAATATGGCATTCAGCTCGGTCCCTGAATAATTTAAAAGAAGTGAATAATTACAGTCCAAAATGGTAATTATTGTTGGCGAGAAAGAAAGTCTCTTGCCTGTGAAAGTCAATAGCACTGGGCTGGGTCGCATTACTCCAAACTCCCTCCCCAGGTCCTCCCTTCGCTATCAATATTGCAGAAAGCGTTCGctttcacttcacaagcattCTGGAGACTATCACGAACAGTTAGCGAGGATAAAAGCAAGAAAATATGGATAAAGTTCACTCTTCACTtaaatcatgaaatacatttttgtattgagtaaaatgcatttataggaagtttttttttttgctataaattAATGGTTTATTATGCTATTTTattgtaatctttttttattattaacattattattaattattgccCTATGCATCCCATATTCCCTTCAAGCCACTTGATTTTGCGTTGTATCTGAAATATTTAATGCAGACACGGCTTTCAAGCTGAATTTAAGGCGTAACGTTGTAAATTACGCTTAGTCTTCATAAGAATGATTGCTCCTAAAAGATAAACTAACCCGTGGGAACTAAAACATATGCGGGCAACGGCACACCCCTAACCCACGCCGATCCAAATAGCCCCCGGAGACAATCATTGCTTAGCCTATAAGTCCCCCGGCACCATGCAGTTTCAATAACActatagtttatttttaaacagacACTGAATACAGATGAAAAGGCTCGAGGCCATTCCCTTTCCCGTTTCTGTTTATGCACTCTTTTAATTTATGCTATTTCGTATGATTTCCATAAAATGTTccctttcaaaacaaaacaaatggtaAGTTGTGCACAAAATAAATGATCTGTTTTatctactttctttttctttggtGAGTGCATGAGCGGATTTGTATGGGTGGCCCAGTCAGACGTTGACATTGGTGCACGAGCTCGTGGTCACTGACTGGTTTGTAAATGATTAACATTATAAACGTTTCCCTAAACGACTTGGCCTAGATGATTTCTTCTCTTAGTTTTGTAAACATTAGGTTTGGTTCAAGAGACTTGATCGGATGACTCCTCCtttctccaaatatttttttttttgttaagcattattttctttatttctttttcttttttttaaagttggtATTTGCAAATATTAGGGTTTGGTTCGATGCATCGATTAGGAAGCATGCAACAAAACATAATCACCGTTATGCTatgtagaaaacattttattgtagCATCAACAACACATAGGCTACCCGTTTACCTCAGAACGCACTAGCTTAATTCCCACGTTCAAACGCGAAAAGTGGTAGCTATTTCACATTAAACAAACCTTTTCAGAGCTTACATACAGCATTTAGATTACTACTACTAGGTTGGCTAATCTAAAGTCTTCCTAAATGCCACACACGCCCCCGCACACACTGGCAGACAAGCAATCACTTTCATGTGTTAAAAGATCACGTGGTGAACTTTAAACGTCTCCAGGCCTCAGTGACAGCACTGACTGTCGTCCCCATTGGTCCCGAAGGCAAATAGTTAATGTAAATATGCTGGCGCTAAGTGGGAGTGCCTCGCCATTAGTTTATCTGTCACTTGAGCGCTGTCGAATGTCTTCAGTGGTTGTGTCGTTGAGGTCCGCACTAGCATGTGGTCACCCTCCGCGCGCACCTCAACACTAGTCGCGGGAGAGCCGAGTACGATGCAAGTCCACGCGCTCTAATAggcctgagagaaaacagataaACAAGCCTCGTGGACATTTTATATTAGATCGGCGCGATTCCAAGGCGTCTGATTACCAGAACGCTCTAATAGAGGACAGAAAGAGCGCATTTATCCAAAGGACTCGAAGGTTTCGAATACGCGTTTTCCTCCTGAAATAAAAGGCACTTCGCTTTCTTCTGAAAAAAAGGTGAGATTTGTTTGCTTGCAGTGTaaatttttgtgtatttaactgttcagaggcaagaaaaaaaaagtctaatcgCGAGGAGCTGCGACACAGTATCTTTTTCACAATTTGTCCAAAAGCATAGCCTACTGCTGTGTTGTTAACATTATAAATAAGCTACATGCGTATTAAAACACGGGCTATAAATATGTGCAATCTATTTAAATACATAGTCTCTTTACAATGTCTATAGCTAATCAGTTCTACTTGCTGCgcagtttaagttttatttaaattgagaaTAGAAAACctagttgtaatattatttgatttatcaACAGATCAAAGATGTAAAGCGTATCTTTAGTAATTACAATTAAAGCGGCTTAAAGCTTCTTACACCTTTGTTAAACTCTTTGGCATGGCTCAAGGAATAATTTCCTTCCGCTTTTTCCTCTATAATCCCTGGTGTTGACACAACACTTGTTTGCTTTTTCTAGACTGTCTTTTGTTCAACACAAAAAGTAAACTCGTAATGTAAACAAActggaaattaattaaaatggctAAAGTTGAATTGAAGTTAATAGCCTACCACTACGGCCATCTCTGTAGCTTATATTTAcaaagatatattaaaaaaaatagattaatgTAACCATGGTGGCCACCGaggcataaaatattattttcctgattatttttcttttcattattattctgTTATTACATTCGATCGCTTTGCAATTCTGTGAAATAAGACAATAATAGTCTcgtttttttgtttcagtttgttaGATCAACATACACAAtagtgtacttaaaaaaaaaaaaattccttctaTCCATCTCCGCAGATTTCCAGGAATGGAATCCATCCCAAATCAGCTGCCGGCTGGAAGAGACTCCAGCTGTTCGCCGAACTCTAAACAAGACTTGCAGCCTTACTCTGGGCCAACACTTAAGCCGAACCAAGTCAGTGAGACCTCTTTATATGGAATACCGATCGTTTCACTAGTCATAGACGGTCAAGAGAGACTTTGCCTAGCCCAAATATCCAACACTCTTCTGAAGAGCTACAGCTATAACGAAATCCACAACCGGCGCGTGGCCCTGGGCATCACTTGTGTGCAGTGCACCCCGGTCCAGCTGGAGATTCTCAGGCGCGCAGGGGCTATGCCCATCTCCTCGAGACGCTGCGGGATGATTACAAAGCGAGAGGCCGAGAGGCTCTGCAAGTCGTTTCTGGGCGCCCACAGCCCGCCGAAATTACCAGAAAATTTCGCTTTTGACGTGTCGCACGAATGCGCGTGGGGCAGCCGGGGCAATTTCATCCCGGCCAGATACAACAGCTCGAGAGCGAAGTGCATTAAGTGTTCGTTCTGCAACATGTACTTCTCTCCAAACAAGTTCATCTTTCACTCTCATCGCACACCGGAGTCCAAATACACGCAACCCGACGCAGCAAACTTCAATTCGTGGAGAAGGCACTTAAAACTATCCGATAAAAACTCACCGGACGACGTGTCCCATGCCTGGGAAGACGTCAAAGCCATGTTTAACGGTGGTAGCCGCAAGAGGACGCTGCCAGTCGGTGGGTCTGGTAGTTCGTCCTCGTTTAGTACGCAAGCACCGAGAGGTCAGACCCAGGGGGAACCGTCTGAGGTGCCCCACAAAACTCTCCGATGTGAGGATGAGAGGGGGAACGTGACGATGCCGAGCAGCATACGCAGTTACCCCGTTATTCCGGTGCCCAGTAAGAGTTTTGGGATGTTACAGAAAATTCCACCACCGCTCTTTCCACATCCATACGGTTTCCCTGCGTTTGGATTGTGTCAGAAGAAGGATGACGGTGTGGTGATGGGAGAGCCGAACAAAACAAACCTGTCAGGTGTGTTCTGGCCGAGCGCGAAGGACAGTACCTATCCTTCCTTTCCGATGTTTTGGCCTACAACAGGCAGCTTGGCCATGCCAACATACCATCATGCTCAGCCTAAACCTCCACCTGACGTGATGTGCACTAGACATAGTGAGCTAGACGTGTCAGAGCAAAGTGACCGAAGCACGAGCACCCCAAAAGACAGTCTACTTGATAACGAACGGTGTTCCAGCACTCAGTCTACCAGAAACGAGGAGGACAAATCTGGGGATGAGAGCAGGTCTATAGAAGGGATGCCAGCCACCTCAAGAAAAATAAGCTACATATCTGCATTCAGGCCGGTTGTTAAAGATGTTGAGAGCATCGCAAAGCTATACGGAAACCGGGGTCCGTATTCTGGTCCTCGATCTGGTTACATGTCACCAGATTTCTTGAGTGAAAGTTCTAGTTATAGATCGGTGTCTCCGGACGTGGACAGCGTGGACGATCCGGATGTGGATGTGGAGTCACATAAAGTGCACGAGGACGAGGAGTGTTTGCAGCTGACTGTGGACGAGCGGCGGAGTCCTCACGGTTTGACCGTAGCGCAAAGTGACGGGGTTAAAGGTCAAGACCATGAGAATAGCCAAATGCACACCATGAGTGATCTACACACGACGAATTCAAGTGAAACGCGGtcgtctgatttggagagtcacgGCAATAAACACACGACGCGTTTTGAAGTGAGTATCTAGATACGGAACCATGCGTAATTCCTGCGATTTTGTATTAATAgctacatttttcattaaaaaagcagTGCTAGGTAGCCTATTAAACGGcttgatttttattaaattattcattattatatttattctaaACATTATATGTATCctctattattttaaaatataataaatataaatataaatttgccAGTTATATAAAAGCCGTCAGAAAAGTAGAATTaaggaaatgtctttttttattattatttaaaaatatatatttttcacttcAACTATTAGTCGATTTTTtcgatttattttacattttattagatGTGTTTTATTCTAATCTAATTTATAGAATCCGGCTAattattgttaatgttttgaAATGAGAAGGCTAAGTAAGGTGAATGCGTCCAGATGATGGGGATAATTGTCGCCCTGCTTTTGAAACTTACTGATTAATTCAGGACATTTGTTGGCTCTTCATTATCTTAGTTCTTTGAAGATGTAATTAATCAAAATAGCGGACGTTCCACTCGTATTCTAAttgcattcaaataaaaaaaatgcaaaattggGTAATTGCGAATAATAGTCTTCTCAATTTTACAGGTCTATGCACGTGAACGAGACGAGCACGTGCATCAAATGAGCACATCTTATTTTGGTTCAACGACCACTTATCAACGCGAAGCGAGTGGTAGGCCTATTTTCATTCATGTGGATTTTTCTTCCTTCATTATTTAGAAAACAAAGtctattttaacataaaaatttaTGCTTATAGTTAAAGACGTGCATGAAGAAGAACCTTCATCTACGGTAGAAGAGATGGAACCCAAAAATCATCCGGATCAAACCAACATCAGTGAGGAGCGGCTGAAGGAACCAAATGATGGTGCGTATCGTTAACTGGACCTCCTAATATTCAACACTAGTCTGATGATTTGCTTCATATGTATGTGTTGTGTTCGCAGATGAGGAATCAGTGCGCAAGGACGCTGGCAGCAGGGTCTCCTTAATTGAGAAAAACATAGAGAACATGGCCAaaggtaaacaaaataaaatgtgctgCATTTAGAAGAGCTGAAA is a genomic window containing:
- the skor1b gene encoding SKI family transcriptional corepressor 1 homolog-B isoform X1 is translated as MESIPNQLPAGRDSSCSPNSKQDLQPYSGPTLKPNQVSETSLYGIPIVSLVIDGQERLCLAQISNTLLKSYSYNEIHNRRVALGITCVQCTPVQLEILRRAGAMPISSRRCGMITKREAERLCKSFLGAHSPPKLPENFAFDVSHECAWGSRGNFIPARYNSSRAKCIKCSFCNMYFSPNKFIFHSHRTPESKYTQPDAANFNSWRRHLKLSDKNSPDDVSHAWEDVKAMFNGGSRKRTLPVGGSGSSSSFSTQAPRGQTQGEPSEVPHKTLRCEDERGNVTMPSSIRSYPVIPVPSKSFGMLQKIPPPLFPHPYGFPAFGLCQKKDDGVVMGEPNKTNLSGVFWPSAKDSTYPSFPMFWPTTGSLAMPTYHHAQPKPPPDVMCTRHSELDVSEQSDRSTSTPKDSLLDNERCSSTQSTRNEEDKSGDESRSIEGMPATSRKISYISAFRPVVKDVESIAKLYGNRGPYSGPRSGYMSPDFLSESSSYRSVSPDVDSVDDPDVDVESHKVHEDEECLQLTVDERRSPHGLTVAQSDGVKGQDHENSQMHTMSDLHTTNSSETRSSDLESHGNKHTTRFEVYARERDEHVHQMSTSYFGSTTTYQREASVKDVHEEEPSSTVEEMEPKNHPDQTNISEERLKEPNDDEESVRKDAGSRVSLIEKNIENMAKEELQKQLVEQVELRKKLEREFQSLKDSFQDQMKRELSYREEMVQQLQIVREAHDALHHFSCKMLTPRHCAGTCTFKPPLLPP
- the skor1b gene encoding SKI family transcriptional corepressor 1 homolog-B isoform X2; this translates as MESIPNQLPAGRDSSCSPNSKQDLQPYSGPTLKPNQVSETSLYGIPIVSLVIDGQERLCLAQISNTLLKSYSYNEIHNRRVALGITCVQCTPVQLEILRRAGAMPISSRRCGMITKREAERLCKSFLGAHSPPKLPENFAFDVSHECAWGSRGNFIPARYNSSRAKCIKCSFCNMYFSPNKFIFHSHRTPESKYTQPDAANFNSWRRHLKLSDKNSPDDVSHAWEDVKAMFNGGSRKRTLPVGGSGSSSSFSTQAPRGQTQGEPSEVPHKTLRCEDERGNVTMPSSIRSYPVIPVPSKSFGMLQKIPPPLFPHPYGFPAFGLCQKKDDGVVMGEPNKTNLSGVFWPSAKDSTYPSFPMFWPTTGSLAMPTYHHAQPKPPPDVMCTRHSELDVSEQSDRSTSTPKDSLLDNERCSSTQSTRNEEDKSGDESRSIEGMPATSRKISYISAFRPVVKDVESIAKLYGNRGPYSGPRSGYMSPDFLSESSSYRSVSPDVDSVDDPDVDVESHKVHEDEECLQLTVDERRSPHGLTVAQSDGVKGQDHENSQMHTMSDLHTTNSSETRSSDLESHGNKHTTRFEVYARERDEHVHQMSTSYFGSTTTYQREASVKDVHEEEPSSTVEEMEPKNHPDQTNISEERLKEPNDDEESVRKDAGSRVSLIEKNIENMAKEELQKQLVEQVELRKKLEREFQSLKDSFQDQMKRELSYREEMVQQLQIVRAHDALHHFSCKMLTPRHCAGTCTFKPPLLPP